The genomic window ACGTTACGGCAGTCTTCAAAGAATACGGAAATGTGAAGCAAGTACAAGTTCCGATGGATAGAGAAACTGGTCGTCCTCGTGGTTTTTGTTTTGTAGAAATGGAAACGGAGGCAGAAGAAACGGCGGCTATTGATGCTCTAGATGGCGCGGAATGGATGGGACGCAATTTGAAAGTCAATAAAGCCAAACCCCGCGAAGAT from Synechocystis sp. PCC 7509 includes these protein-coding regions:
- a CDS encoding RNA recognition motif domain-containing protein — its product is MSIYVGNLSYQVNEEDVTAVFKEYGNVKQVQVPMDRETGRPRGFCFVEMETEAEETAAIDALDGAEWMGRNLKVNKAKPREDRGGRSGGGNRGGGNRFSRGGGGGGY